The Acidobacteriota bacterium genomic sequence GTCGATAACGCGGGGCGACAGGAGGGCGAATGCCTCAAACTTACATTGAAGACATCAAAAAAATCATCGACACTCTGTGTACAGACGATGGGCTGATCTTGGAAGAAAAGCTCATTTTGCTTGGCCTGCTTACAGACCACATAACGAAAGTGACGACACAACTTGAGCACGAACTGGCCGCCGCTAAGGGATGGCTGGTTCAGTGAATCAGGTGCACCCGCACGAATTGGGCACGGAAAGATAGGCGGCATGTAGCCATCCCGAGCCCGATTTCGACGCGGCGACCCCTGTTGTTCGCCAAAATTCAATCCGGTTCCGAAAGGAACTGGTTGTTTTCGTTCCGCCTGCCTTCTGGTATAAGCTTTTGCCATGCTCCAATATCTGTCACTGTGTTGGGGAATATTCGGTCGCCTCTTTTGTTCCCGTCGAACTCTTATCCTTGAAAATCTCGCCTTGCACCAACAACTTGTAGTATTGAAACGGCGACGTCCAAGGCCTCGCCTCAGTAGCTTCGATCCGCTGTTCTGGATTGTTGCTCGTCGTTTCTGGTCGGGTTGGAAGCAGTCCCTGATCATCATCACACCGGAAACCGTAATTCGTTGGCATCGGGCTGGTTTTTGTCTCTATCGGAATCTGATTTCCAGAGTCAGGCGGCAGGTTGGGAGAAAGATGACACCCAAGGAAGTTCGCGATCTAATCTTCCGCATGGTTGCCGAGAACCCGACCTGGGGTACGGCTCGCATCCACGGTGAGCTTCTGATGCTAGGATTCGATGTTTCCGAGAGAACGGTCTCGCGGTGGATGAAACGAGCCCCCAGGACTCCTGCTCCTGCCCGGCGCTGGGTTGCCTTTCTTCACAACCATCGGGAAGCCATCGTGGCGATGGATTTCTTCACCATTCCGACGCTTACGTTGCGCGTACTCTACGGCTTCATCGTCATCGATCATGCTCGTCGGCTGATCCTGCATTTCAACGTTACTTCCCATCCCACGACCCACTGGATTGTCCAGCAACTGCGGGAAGCGTTCCCGTTTGGGGAGGCGCCCAGGTATCTGATCTTTGACCGCGATGCAAATACGGCTCGGAAGTCTTGACCGCCGTACGGTCCCTCGAACTGGATCCTGTGAGAGACTCCTTTAGGAGTCCATGGCAAAACGGGGTTGCGGAACGCTGGTTCGAGAGTTGTCGAAGAGACTTGCTGGATCACATCATCGCGGTGAATGAGCGCCATCTCAAACGGTTGCTCTCTGAATACGTCGATTACTACCATCAGGACCGGACGCACCTTGGGTTGGGGAAGGGAACACCGGCCGGTAGAAACCGCTCAACGGATTCTGGCGCCGTACTTTGCCACGAGCGGCTTGGCGGGTTGCATCATCGTTATGATCGGGCCGCATAATCCGGACCGCCAATGATGCCACGGACTTTGACAAAGATGCATGTATGTGCGCGCACATGGACTGTCTTTCCGATGTAACTGCGCAGTGCATGAAGAGCTTCCTGCCCACGGTTGAGGAAATCCCTCCAAGCTGGGGTGCGCGTAAATTGCGCCACGCTCATCGCGGACCGTATTTTGGCGAAGCACCGGAATAATCAAGTAGTGCTTTACCCAGTTCCTGACCTGACCACGATTGACGATGTTCCGAACGCTCACGACTATCGACGATGGCGAGCGGCACTTGACCGAACTGACCCTAGTACGTACACCCGCATTCACGAGTTGCTCGATCCCAGATTCAACGCACGCGAAGTCGATACCTCCGGCTGGATTCCCGGAGCTGATTGGACCGGAACTGAATTTGAGCCCATTTCCTCGGCGTGCGGGGAGAATCCAGAGGTTGCCGCCTTGTTCTTCGGCCTATTGATATGGCAGATTGTTACGGACCGCAATGATTGCTGGTCCTTCGGGAGGTACGAAAAGGAAGGAATTCCAATTCGAAGCATGACCTATTTTAGGATTGACTGCCCACGCGAGTGAAGAGTGTTCAGCGTATCCATTCCCGGACGACGCGAAATAGCGTATTTTCTTCTCCGACCGATTGGCGACTTGAATTCGGAGATCCGCTGATGGCGGACTGGCTTATATAGCATTGGCGCGGGCAACCGCAAGTAGAGCAATGGTCTTTGGCGACCGGGTGAGGATGCTTCATCACCACGCCGTGGCGGACCGTCTTCTTCTGGTGGAAATATCGTAAATTGAGCCAAGGGAGTCGGGCTTGATGCTCCGCGTCATCTTACAACGACCTTTTGAGACCGTAGTTGGTTCGCTTTCCTACACCTACCGACAAATTCTCGGACGGCCCTCGGAAGGTATTCGCGCTTCGGCAGCACCAGGCTAACCTCTCCGCCAATGGGAGTTTCACGGACCCTGACGCGGTGAATCCCATTGCTCCGGGTTCGACGTGCTGGAAGCAACGCGATGGCCAAATTCGTTTTTATTACTTTTTCCATCGCTTCCTCATTTTCGAGTTCAAAGGAAATGTTTGCGGTGACGCCCGCGGAGCGAAGCCTCTGTTCGCATATTTGCCGGATGTGGCTAGCTTCCGGCAGCATCGCAAAAGGGAAGCTGGCCAGCTCGTTGAGCGAGACCGAGGCTCTCTTCGCCAACGGATGGTGATCACCCACGGCCCACACAAACTCTTCTTTGTAGAGAACCTCGTATTGCAGGTTTAATTTCTTTGGCAGAATGTCGGCTGCATTGAAGACGATTCCTAAATCAAAGACTTCGGCTTGGATCTGCCCAAACACATCTCCCGCAGTTGTTGTTTTTACATAGACCTCCACTTTGGGAAAGTCCTTTTGAAATCGCTCCAGAATGGGAAGAAGATAAGAAAAAAGAATTGTATCAGCGGTGCCGATCCTTAATGTGCCCCGCTGGAGCTCACGCGCCTCGCTGATCTGGTGATAAGCGTCGGACACTTCCTGGCGAACCCTGCGGGCGGTTGCGACGATGATGCATCCCGCTTCTGTGAGGACCACACGCTTTCCGCTCCGCACCAAAATTCGATCATGAACCTGATCTTCGAGCAATTTAATCTGCCGGTGGATTGCCGAATGGGAGATATGGAGACGCTCTCCAGCCCTGGCGTATCCACCGCTTTCGACCACAGCTAGAAGCATCTCGAGTTGGCGAACTTCCATGGCGCCTCCCCCAGACGAAATGTGTCAATTACAGACATATGCTGTCTTATAATTCTAATGGACATAACAATCCAGTGGAAATATTTTGTTGCCATCAACAAGCGTTCAGGGGTCTTGGGTCAACGTAGCAAAACAGGAGGTGGCACGTGTTTTCAAAGAGAGGTCCTTTCTATCATAACGCGTTGCAACTGTGCGGGGCGGTCCTTGTTCTGATTGCCTGCGCGTCGTGGCTTTGCTTTGGTCAGATCATTACGAGTTCAATCGTGGGGACTGTTACCGATCCTTCCGGGGCGGCTATTCCTGGCGCAAGCGTGACCATTACGCAGGCGGAAACCGGCTTTACCCGAACCGTGACAACGAATAGCCTGGGCGAATACCGAGTGGTTGCGATACCTGCGGGCAGCTACACGATTACGGTGGAAAAAACCGGCTTTGAAAAGGTAGAGAGAGCTAATCAAGTCATCACCCAGCAGCTCGCGGCGCGTGTGGATTTTACGCTCAAAGTCGGGACGGCCCGCCAGACTGTTACGGTAAAGGGCGGAGCCCCGCTTCTTCAGACCCAGACACCGGCCAATGCCGTGACTCTTAGCAACCGGGTCATTACCCAGCTTCCCACGCTTGGCCGTTCTTACCTTTCCACCGCCATTCTTTCTCCCGGCGTCGCGCCGACCGTCGGCAGTTCCATCCTCAACGTGGTGGAGGGCCAATCGATCACCGGCGGCTCCGCCTTCAAGCCGGTCAGTATTGACGTGTCGGGCGGCCCGCCCGACCTCACGGGCTTTGTGGAAGACGGGTTCGACGTGCGCGACCCGATTTATGGAGGGAACCTTTATCAACCCTCTGTCGATGCTATTGAGAGCTTTCGAATTGTGAGGGGATACGACAGCGCTCAATATGGTGGCGAGCCTTCCGTCGTTTATGTCGCCACTAAGAGCGGAACCAACAGGTATCATGGCTCCTTATCCGAATTTCACCAGGACGCCGCAATGGAGGCGCGGCCATTCAACGCCAAGACAGTTCCGCCGCTTACTTACAACCAGTTTGGCGGGACTTTAGGCGGCCCCGTACCAAGACTCAAGAACAAGACCTTCTTCTTTGTTTCGGCACAGTTGACCCGGAACCGTGCGGCGAGCACATTGTTCGGAATTGTGCCAACAGAAGCGCAATGGAACGGCGACCTCTCGGCCTTCCCGGTGCAAATCTACAATCCCTTCGATGTTGTAAACGGCCAGCGCGTGCCGTTTGCCAATAATCAGATTCCTCAGAACTTACTGAGTTCTTTTGCGCAAAAGTACAAACAATATGTTCCTTTACCGAACCTCCCTAATGCTCCCTATGGTCAAGACAACCTGGTGATAAACGGTCGGCAGCTTAATGATGATAGCCAGTGGCTGACCCGGGTCGATCAAGATCTACCGCGAAGCGGAAGGCTTTTTGTGAAATACTTCAGGGACAAGGTGAACGCCGTCTCCTACGGCCTCTCGCAATTTGCCGGCACTGCCCAGCCTCTGAAAGGGCAGAGCGCCTCCGTAGAATGGGACCAGCCCCTTCAGAACGGGTCTATGGTCAACCAATTGCGGTTTGCCTTCTTTCGTTCCGTGACCGACTTCGGCGCCGTGCCCACTTCCCAAAACATTGCCGGAAGCGTTCTTGGCCTGAAT encodes the following:
- a CDS encoding LysR family transcriptional regulator: MEVRQLEMLLAVVESGGYARAGERLHISHSAIHRQIKLLEDQVHDRILVRSGKRVVLTEAGCIIVATARRVRQEVSDAYHQISEARELQRGTLRIGTADTILFSYLLPILERFQKDFPKVEVYVKTTTAGDVFGQIQAEVFDLGIVFNAADILPKKLNLQYEVLYKEEFVWAVGDHHPLAKRASVSLNELASFPFAMLPEASHIRQICEQRLRSAGVTANISFELENEEAMEKVIKTNLAIALLPARRTRSNGIHRVRVRETPIGGEVSLVLPKREYLPRAVREFVGRCRKANQLRSQKVVVR